A region of Solanum dulcamara chromosome 7, daSolDulc1.2, whole genome shotgun sequence DNA encodes the following proteins:
- the LOC129896413 gene encoding phosphoinositide phospholipase C 6-like isoform X2: MGSYNYYKVLGCFNRKFKISETGPPPDVSNAFSLYTEKGSHMTGDQLGRFMVEYQGEKGCTINDAEQIIQEVVNRRHHLTKYTKNAHSFELEDFFYYLFQDDLNAPIKSQVHHDMNAPLQHYFIYTGHNSYLTGNQLSSDCSEIPIIRALEKGVRGIELDLWPNSAKDNVHVLHGRTLTTPVPLLTCLRSIRDHAFIKSPYPVIITLEDHLTPDLQAKVAETVIQVFGEMLYFPRSECLEEFPSPEELKHRIILSTKPPKEYLESKHHRDIESASPAKKDSVEGDILVKETSEVTTEGHEADYRSDTDQDDKDGDTSNYQSSQQGAPQYKRLIAIHAGKAKSELKNELIPEELKHQIVHATKSPREDPDLKHARDKENATMVRKDSVERDFLVKDTSEITGQEHEADEKLGAPQYKRMVAMHAGKANYDLKHAQIPEEHKNGTPLSPKPPKEYVESKHQKDRESASLERNDSVGKDLVVKETSEIKAKHEAHERSDIDQDDLGSDHFDCRSSQQGAPQYKRMVAINAGKAECGSRHSQTPQEIKHQRNRESDSSTRNSLQDLLVKDTSKILDEGHETDERSDTDQDDEDNETSNNQSSQLGAPQYKHLIAIHAGKAKHGVKRVLTDEVIKFNRLSLDEHALEKAATNHGKDLVRFTQRNILRVFPKGTRVTSSNFKPMIGWMHGAQMVAFNMQGYGKSLWIMHGMFRSNGGCGYVRKPGFLMERGPHNELFDPKVTLPVKKTLRVRVYLGDGWRMDFSHTHFDAFSPPDFYTKLYIIGVPADATKRRTRIIEDDWGPIWGEEFKFPLTVPELALLRIEVREYDMSDKDDFGGQTCLPVSELRPGIRAVPLYDKKGEKLKSVRLLMQFRFV; encoded by the exons ATGGGGAGTTACAATTATTACAAAGTGTTGGGATGTTTTAATAGAAAGTTCAAGATCAGCGAGACGGGTCCCCCGCCGGATGTCAGCAATGCATTTTCGTTATATACCGAAAAAGGGAGCCACATGACAGGGGATCAATTGGGTCGGTTTATGGTTGAGTATCAGGGTGAAAAAGGATGCACCATTAATGATGCTGAACAAATTATACAAGAAGTTGTTAATCGCCGGCATCATCTCACCAAGTACACTAAGAATGCACATTCTTTTGAACTCGAAGATTTCTTCTATTATCTATTTCAGGATGATCTCAATGCCCCTATCAAATCCCAG GTACATCATGATATGAATGCTCCATTGCAACATTATTTCATTTATACAGGTCACAATTCCTACCTTACTGGAAATCAACTGAGCAGCGATTGTAGTGAAATTCCAATCATTAGAGCTCTGGAAAAAGGTGTGCGGGGAATAGAGCTGGATTTATGGCCAAATTCAGCAAAAGATAATGTGCATGTTCTTCATGGAAG GACCCTGACAACGCCCGTGCCGCTCCTTACATGCTTAAGGTCCATTAGGGACCATGCATTTATTAAATCTCCTTATCCTGTAATAATTACATTGGAAGACCACTTGACGCCAGACCTTCAAGCAAAAGTTGCAGAG aCGGTTATCCAAGTCTTTGGGGAGATGCTGTATTTTCCTCGGTCAGAATGCTTAGAGGAATTTCCTTCACCTGAAGAGCTTAAGCATCGGATTATTCTTTCTACCAAACCACCCAAAGAATATCTTGAGTCGAAGCATCACCGAGACATAGAAAGTGCATCTCCTGCGAAGAAAGATTCAGTTGAAGGGGACATTTTGGTCAAGGAGACTTCAGAAGTTACAACAGAAGGACATGAAGCTGATTATAGG AGTGATACTGATCAAGATGATAAAGATGGTGATACCTCCAACTACCAATCATCCCAGCAAGGAGCACCTCAGTACAAGCGTCTGATAGCAATTCATGCTGGGAAGGCCAAAAGTGaattgaaaaatgaattaatacCAGAAGAGCTCAAGCATCAAATAGTTCATGCTACCAAATCACCCAGAGAAGATCCTGACCTGAAGCATGCCAGAGACAAAGAAAATGCAACTATGGTGAGGAAAGATTCAGTTGAAAGGGACTTTTTGGTCAAGGATACATCAGAAATTACAGGCCAAGAACATGAAGCTGATGAGAAG CTAGGAGCACCTCAGTACAAGCGCATGGTAGCAATGCATGCTGGAAAGGCAAATTATGACTTGAAGCATGCGCAAATACCTGAAGAGCATAAGAATGGAACTCCACTTTCTCCCAAGCCGCCCAAAGAATATGTTGAGTCAAAGCATCAGAAAGACAGAGAAAGTGCATCTCTGGAGAGAAACGATTCAGTTGGAAAGGACCTAGTGGTGAAGGAGACTTCAGAAATTAAAGCAAAACATGAAGCTCATGAGAGG AGTGATATAGATCAAGATGACCTAGGAAGTGATCATTTTGACTGTCGGTCATCCCAGCAAGGAGCACCTCAGTACAAGCGCATGGTAGCAATTAATGCTGGGAAGGCAGAATGTGGCTCGAGGCATTCACAAACACCTCAAGAGATTAAGCATCAAAGAAATAGAGAAAGTGattcttcaacgaggaattcacTGCAAGACTTACTGGTCAAGGATACTTCAAAAATCTTAGACGAAGGACATGAAACTGATGAGAGG AGTGATACTGATCAAGACGATGAAGATAATGAGACCTCCAACAACCAATCATCCCAGCTAGGAGCACCCCAGTACAAGCATTTGATAGCAATTCATGCTGGGAAGGCAAAACATGGGGTGAAGCGTGTACTAACAGATGAGGTTATTAAATTCAATCGTTTAAGTTTGGATGAACATGCACTTGAAAAAGCTGCAACAAATCATGGAAAGGATTTGGTCAG GTTCACTCAAAGGAATATTTTGAGGGTGTTTCCCAAGGGAACACGAGTCACCTCCTCaaattttaaacctatgattGGTTGGATGCATGGAGCTCAGATGGTTGCATTTAACATGCAG GGATATGGGAAATCACTCTGGATTATGCATGGGATGTTTAGGTCTAACGGGGGCTGTGGCTATGTACGAAAGCCTGGTTTTCTCATGGAAAGAGGACCACATAATGAATTATTTGATCCCAAAGTGACATTGCCGGTGAAGAAAACTTTAAGG GTCAGAGTATACTTGGGAGATGGATGGCGCATGGATTTCAGCCACACGCACTTTGATGCCTTTTCTCCCCCAGACTTCTACACAAAG cTATATATAATTGGAGTTCCAGCAGATGCTACAAAGAGAAGGACCAGGATAATAGAGGATGATTGGGGTCCTATATGGGGAGAAGAGTTTAAATTCCCCTTGACAGTGCCAGAGCTGGCTTTGCTTCGGATTGAAGTACGAGAATATGACATGTCAGATAAGGATGATTTTGGAGGTCAGACATGTTTGCCTGTCTCAGAGTTGAGACCTGGAATCCGAGCAGTCCCTCTCTATGACAAGAAGGGTGAAaaacttaaatctgttaggctGCTTATGCAATTTCGATTCGTCTGA
- the LOC129896413 gene encoding phosphoinositide phospholipase C 6-like isoform X1: protein MGSYNYYKVLGCFNRKFKISETGPPPDVSNAFSLYTEKGSHMTGDQLGRFMVEYQGEKGCTINDAEQIIQEVVNRRHHLTKYTKNAHSFELEDFFYYLFQDDLNAPIKSQVHHDMNAPLQHYFIYTGHNSYLTGNQLSSDCSEIPIIRALEKGVRGIELDLWPNSAKDNVHVLHGRTLTTPVPLLTCLRSIRDHAFIKSPYPVIITLEDHLTPDLQAKVAETVIQVFGEMLYFPRSECLEEFPSPEELKHRIILSTKPPKEYLESKHHRDIESASPAKKDSVEGDILVKETSEVTTEGHEADYRSDTDQDDKDGDTSNYQSSQQGAPQYKRLIAIHAGKAKSELKNELIPEELKHQIVHATKSPREDPDLKHARDKENATMVRKDSVERDFLVKDTSEITGQEHEADEKKVMDQDDKDNDPSIHRSSQLGAPQYKRMVAMHAGKANYDLKHAQIPEEHKNGTPLSPKPPKEYVESKHQKDRESASLERNDSVGKDLVVKETSEIKAKHEAHERSDIDQDDLGSDHFDCRSSQQGAPQYKRMVAINAGKAECGSRHSQTPQEIKHQRNRESDSSTRNSLQDLLVKDTSKILDEGHETDERSDTDQDDEDNETSNNQSSQLGAPQYKHLIAIHAGKAKHGVKRVLTDEVIKFNRLSLDEHALEKAATNHGKDLVRFTQRNILRVFPKGTRVTSSNFKPMIGWMHGAQMVAFNMQGYGKSLWIMHGMFRSNGGCGYVRKPGFLMERGPHNELFDPKVTLPVKKTLRVRVYLGDGWRMDFSHTHFDAFSPPDFYTKLYIIGVPADATKRRTRIIEDDWGPIWGEEFKFPLTVPELALLRIEVREYDMSDKDDFGGQTCLPVSELRPGIRAVPLYDKKGEKLKSVRLLMQFRFV from the exons ATGGGGAGTTACAATTATTACAAAGTGTTGGGATGTTTTAATAGAAAGTTCAAGATCAGCGAGACGGGTCCCCCGCCGGATGTCAGCAATGCATTTTCGTTATATACCGAAAAAGGGAGCCACATGACAGGGGATCAATTGGGTCGGTTTATGGTTGAGTATCAGGGTGAAAAAGGATGCACCATTAATGATGCTGAACAAATTATACAAGAAGTTGTTAATCGCCGGCATCATCTCACCAAGTACACTAAGAATGCACATTCTTTTGAACTCGAAGATTTCTTCTATTATCTATTTCAGGATGATCTCAATGCCCCTATCAAATCCCAG GTACATCATGATATGAATGCTCCATTGCAACATTATTTCATTTATACAGGTCACAATTCCTACCTTACTGGAAATCAACTGAGCAGCGATTGTAGTGAAATTCCAATCATTAGAGCTCTGGAAAAAGGTGTGCGGGGAATAGAGCTGGATTTATGGCCAAATTCAGCAAAAGATAATGTGCATGTTCTTCATGGAAG GACCCTGACAACGCCCGTGCCGCTCCTTACATGCTTAAGGTCCATTAGGGACCATGCATTTATTAAATCTCCTTATCCTGTAATAATTACATTGGAAGACCACTTGACGCCAGACCTTCAAGCAAAAGTTGCAGAG aCGGTTATCCAAGTCTTTGGGGAGATGCTGTATTTTCCTCGGTCAGAATGCTTAGAGGAATTTCCTTCACCTGAAGAGCTTAAGCATCGGATTATTCTTTCTACCAAACCACCCAAAGAATATCTTGAGTCGAAGCATCACCGAGACATAGAAAGTGCATCTCCTGCGAAGAAAGATTCAGTTGAAGGGGACATTTTGGTCAAGGAGACTTCAGAAGTTACAACAGAAGGACATGAAGCTGATTATAGG AGTGATACTGATCAAGATGATAAAGATGGTGATACCTCCAACTACCAATCATCCCAGCAAGGAGCACCTCAGTACAAGCGTCTGATAGCAATTCATGCTGGGAAGGCCAAAAGTGaattgaaaaatgaattaatacCAGAAGAGCTCAAGCATCAAATAGTTCATGCTACCAAATCACCCAGAGAAGATCCTGACCTGAAGCATGCCAGAGACAAAGAAAATGCAACTATGGTGAGGAAAGATTCAGTTGAAAGGGACTTTTTGGTCAAGGATACATCAGAAATTACAGGCCAAGAACATGAAGCTGATGAGAAG AAAGTTATGGATCAAGATGATAAAGATAATGATCCCTCAATCCATCGATCATCCCAGCTAGGAGCACCTCAGTACAAGCGCATGGTAGCAATGCATGCTGGAAAGGCAAATTATGACTTGAAGCATGCGCAAATACCTGAAGAGCATAAGAATGGAACTCCACTTTCTCCCAAGCCGCCCAAAGAATATGTTGAGTCAAAGCATCAGAAAGACAGAGAAAGTGCATCTCTGGAGAGAAACGATTCAGTTGGAAAGGACCTAGTGGTGAAGGAGACTTCAGAAATTAAAGCAAAACATGAAGCTCATGAGAGG AGTGATATAGATCAAGATGACCTAGGAAGTGATCATTTTGACTGTCGGTCATCCCAGCAAGGAGCACCTCAGTACAAGCGCATGGTAGCAATTAATGCTGGGAAGGCAGAATGTGGCTCGAGGCATTCACAAACACCTCAAGAGATTAAGCATCAAAGAAATAGAGAAAGTGattcttcaacgaggaattcacTGCAAGACTTACTGGTCAAGGATACTTCAAAAATCTTAGACGAAGGACATGAAACTGATGAGAGG AGTGATACTGATCAAGACGATGAAGATAATGAGACCTCCAACAACCAATCATCCCAGCTAGGAGCACCCCAGTACAAGCATTTGATAGCAATTCATGCTGGGAAGGCAAAACATGGGGTGAAGCGTGTACTAACAGATGAGGTTATTAAATTCAATCGTTTAAGTTTGGATGAACATGCACTTGAAAAAGCTGCAACAAATCATGGAAAGGATTTGGTCAG GTTCACTCAAAGGAATATTTTGAGGGTGTTTCCCAAGGGAACACGAGTCACCTCCTCaaattttaaacctatgattGGTTGGATGCATGGAGCTCAGATGGTTGCATTTAACATGCAG GGATATGGGAAATCACTCTGGATTATGCATGGGATGTTTAGGTCTAACGGGGGCTGTGGCTATGTACGAAAGCCTGGTTTTCTCATGGAAAGAGGACCACATAATGAATTATTTGATCCCAAAGTGACATTGCCGGTGAAGAAAACTTTAAGG GTCAGAGTATACTTGGGAGATGGATGGCGCATGGATTTCAGCCACACGCACTTTGATGCCTTTTCTCCCCCAGACTTCTACACAAAG cTATATATAATTGGAGTTCCAGCAGATGCTACAAAGAGAAGGACCAGGATAATAGAGGATGATTGGGGTCCTATATGGGGAGAAGAGTTTAAATTCCCCTTGACAGTGCCAGAGCTGGCTTTGCTTCGGATTGAAGTACGAGAATATGACATGTCAGATAAGGATGATTTTGGAGGTCAGACATGTTTGCCTGTCTCAGAGTTGAGACCTGGAATCCGAGCAGTCCCTCTCTATGACAAGAAGGGTGAAaaacttaaatctgttaggctGCTTATGCAATTTCGATTCGTCTGA
- the LOC129896910 gene encoding auxin response factor 3-like, with protein sequence MELNTVDNDDMGEKTTTPISLDSPASVASGSLDLTLSTPPSAMASVCMEHWHVCAGPLFRCRRKEVLSYTYLKADETFDDVYVQVSLAPRQSGNRQSVVDVDEYNKMKKVDPEFY encoded by the exons ATGGAGCTAAATACTGTGGATAACGATGATATGGGAGAAAAAACAACGACGCCGATATCATTGGATTCACCGGCATCGGTGGCATCGGGAAGTTTGGATTTGACATTGTCAACTCCGCCATCGGCAATGGCATCTGTGTGTATGGAGCACTGGCATGTGTGTGCTGGACCGTTATTTCGTTGCCGAAGAAAGGAAGTGTTGTCGTATACCTACCTCAAG GCGGATGAGACTTTTGATGATGTCTATGTACAAGTCTCACTAGCTCCCCGACAATCAG GAAACAGACAGAGTGTTGTTGATGTAGATGAGTAcaataaaatgaagaaagttGACCCAGAATTTTATTGA
- the LOC129895045 gene encoding protein yippee-like — translation MGRLFVLTLEGKIYSCKHCGTHLALSENVVSKSFHCRHGKAYLFSKVVNVTSGEIENRIMMTGMHTVADIFCVCCGSIVGWKYETAHEKSQKYKEGKSVLERFKISGPDGSHYWASHETHVAGSDADDV, via the exons ATGGGGAGATTATTTGTGTTGACTCTTGAAGGCAAGATCTACAGCTGCAAACACTGTGGAACTCATCTTGCCCTTTCTGAAAACGTTGTTTCCAAG TCTTTCCACTGCAGACATGGGAAAGCTTATCTCTTCAGTAAGGT AGTGAATGTCACTTCTGGCGAGATAGAAAATAGAATAATGATGACTGGTATGCACACTGTGGCAGACATTTTCTGCGTCTGTTGTGGGTCAATTGTTGGATGGAAATAT GAGACCGCCCATGAGAAGAGCCAAAAATACAAAGAAGGAAAATCAGTGCTTGAGCG GTTTAAGATTTCTGGCCCTGATGGAAGCCATTACTGGGCCAGTCATGAAACTCATGTGGCAGGAAGTGATGCCGATGATGTTTGA